A genomic segment from Limosilactobacillus sp. encodes:
- a CDS encoding mucin-binding protein produces MSEDHVKELNQDKDEQKKLQHRNIKRLGVGAASVILGTSFYLGGTANADTNADQAANTNNQDPDTNQNTQATADQMDTNKALQTGTTTVTLNHNQAQETAPVADDAYQVTSTPTATVTDGAQPSDSGNVQLHADLSLDSSKIKAGNYIDFKMGAPTADGKYANYSSVTADDIPVTINNVQVGEITSQGDGGYAYYRLQFNNNITTIKNPKISVNLVWKSLIQKGLTLNAYSHNKSLTTYKPQDDIVIGSHTYTSGISIPVTYVSPTGSQVQDHETTEVKAGNVGTSHVWTTNTDGSQSLSVRDMTTAVEVALGDKLSNNVDITVETPVQTGITTTWKTTDEVRQQIVDILKKSLESAKITNLLRDGQVGISIETTNPDVPEVTVTSADPTKTNEPGTLVNSKTYHIVINTDQPIKLGGQTIDLAEVTVDKSYLTQPSDTTTYDQDMANYKVYTSENQVGGNQTGIVYRGWLANGSYLGTSLANKDMQNYLTNHFAAWVAIKDNGNTANNNGDDGYVNLGGSTQDWGDVNFVMQIRSYNANNGSDAKNSSNGSGDQNVTTSKITVTYIDTTTGKVLSTVTKEGKENDDSGYSTTNDINNFKAQHYILISDDTNGKELTFQNEDKAYTVHLGHETQTVNDSKKVTETIHYVFTDGTSAATDYQATPVSFSRTGQKDMVTNETNWNAWEPDQATFPAVTSPTVDGYTPDQAEVAAKTVNATDDTNQVLVVVKYTKNAQTSDQPTSQPTSQPTSQPTSQPTNQPTSQPTSQPTSQPTNQPTSQPTNPNQPTSASEPDHSLNTGTTVIDPSQVIDPRNLNHRTTTTTNGGGATYSQPVTTTSTNTQGATTGNSASGSYQWVTEAVKVPNSSSNQNSELPQTGNANNKQSRNIFLIILEAFLALLGISLGGKKKQDN; encoded by the coding sequence ATGTCAGAAGATCACGTTAAAGAACTAAATCAAGATAAGGATGAACAGAAGAAACTTCAACACCGTAACATCAAGCGGCTTGGCGTTGGAGCTGCTTCCGTTATTTTAGGGACGTCCTTCTACTTAGGGGGAACGGCAAACGCGGATACCAATGCCGACCAAGCAGCCAACACTAATAACCAGGATCCAGATACCAACCAAAACACTCAGGCAACGGCTGATCAGATGGATACCAACAAGGCCCTCCAAACTGGAACGACCACGGTTACTTTGAACCACAATCAAGCGCAAGAAACCGCACCGGTTGCCGATGATGCTTATCAGGTGACGAGCACGCCAACGGCAACGGTAACTGACGGGGCCCAGCCGAGTGATTCAGGGAACGTTCAGCTGCACGCCGATCTGTCACTGGATTCCAGCAAGATTAAGGCCGGCAACTACATCGACTTTAAGATGGGGGCACCAACGGCCGACGGCAAATACGCCAACTACAGTTCCGTGACGGCGGATGACATTCCGGTCACGATCAACAACGTTCAGGTTGGTGAGATTACCTCACAGGGTGACGGTGGCTACGCATACTACCGGCTGCAGTTCAACAACAACATCACCACGATCAAGAACCCGAAGATCAGCGTTAACCTGGTTTGGAAGAGTCTGATTCAGAAGGGCCTGACCCTTAACGCTTACAGTCACAACAAGTCACTGACGACCTACAAGCCGCAGGATGACATCGTAATTGGGAGCCACACTTACACCTCCGGGATTTCCATTCCAGTCACCTACGTTTCGCCAACTGGTTCTCAAGTGCAGGACCACGAGACGACTGAAGTAAAGGCCGGCAACGTTGGGACCTCCCACGTTTGGACGACCAACACCGACGGCAGCCAGTCACTGAGCGTGCGGGACATGACCACGGCCGTTGAGGTTGCTTTAGGTGATAAGCTTTCCAACAACGTTGACATCACGGTTGAAACTCCAGTTCAGACCGGGATCACCACTACTTGGAAGACCACCGATGAGGTCCGCCAACAGATTGTCGACATTCTAAAGAAGAGTCTGGAGAGCGCGAAGATCACCAACCTGCTCCGTGATGGTCAGGTCGGGATCAGCATCGAAACCACTAACCCGGATGTTCCCGAGGTTACGGTAACGTCAGCTGACCCGACGAAAACCAATGAACCGGGCACCTTGGTTAACAGCAAGACCTACCACATCGTGATCAACACCGACCAGCCAATCAAGTTGGGTGGCCAGACAATCGATCTGGCGGAGGTCACGGTCGACAAGAGCTACCTGACCCAGCCGAGTGACACCACCACCTACGACCAGGACATGGCAAACTACAAGGTTTACACCTCCGAGAATCAGGTTGGTGGCAACCAAACCGGAATCGTGTACCGGGGATGGCTGGCTAACGGTTCCTACCTGGGGACGAGCTTAGCAAACAAGGATATGCAGAATTACCTGACCAATCACTTCGCTGCCTGGGTTGCCATCAAGGATAATGGCAATACGGCTAATAACAACGGGGATGACGGCTACGTCAACCTCGGTGGCAGCACGCAGGATTGGGGGGACGTCAACTTCGTCATGCAGATCCGTTCCTACAATGCAAACAACGGATCCGATGCTAAGAACAGCAGTAACGGGAGTGGTGACCAAAACGTGACGACCTCAAAGATTACAGTTACTTATATTGATACGACGACCGGCAAGGTGCTCTCAACGGTCACCAAGGAAGGAAAAGAAAACGATGATTCTGGTTACAGCACCACCAACGATATCAATAACTTCAAGGCTCAGCACTACATCCTGATCAGCGATGACACGAACGGCAAGGAGCTGACCTTCCAGAATGAAGACAAGGCCTACACGGTTCACTTAGGACACGAAACCCAGACGGTCAACGATTCCAAGAAGGTCACGGAGACCATCCACTACGTCTTCACCGACGGAACCAGTGCCGCAACGGACTACCAAGCAACGCCGGTTAGCTTCAGCCGAACGGGCCAGAAGGACATGGTCACGAACGAGACCAATTGGAACGCCTGGGAACCAGATCAGGCAACCTTCCCAGCGGTAACCTCACCAACGGTTGATGGCTACACGCCAGACCAAGCTGAAGTAGCGGCCAAGACCGTCAATGCTACCGATGACACCAACCAGGTGCTGGTGGTTGTGAAGTACACAAAGAACGCGCAGACATCCGACCAGCCGACGAGTCAACCGACAAGCCAACCAACGAGTCAGCCTACCAGCCAGCCGACTAATCAGCCGACAAGCCAACCAACGAGTCAGCCTACTAGCCAGCCGACTAATCAGCCAACGAGTCAACCGACGAATCCGAACCAGCCGACGAGTGCTAGCGAGCCGGATCACAGCCTTAACACGGGTACGACGGTGATCGACCCGAGTCAGGTAATTGATCCGCGGAACCTCAACCACCGGACGACCACCACAACGAATGGTGGGGGCGCAACCTACAGTCAACCAGTTACGACGACCAGCACCAACACGCAGGGAGCTACGACTGGCAACTCCGCATCCGGCAGCTATCAATGGGTCACCGAAGCGGTTAAAGTACCGAACAGCTCCAGCAACCAGAATAGCGAATTGCCACAAACCGGGAACGCAAACAACAAGCAATCAAGGAACATCTTCTTAATTATCTTGGAAGCCTTCCTCGCATTATTGGGAATCTCACTTGGTGGGAAAAAGAAGCAAGATAATTAG
- a CDS encoding serine-rich glycoprotein adhesin encodes MLRKNNKKIAKEDESSKVRLYKTHQGWVSSLSRYMRLLLLDKDRQVTTDEVQADPDALSKRMDDTTGSYMKGLAALTTILGAGVAGVPVDAMADAQTQQTMQGAQTGSEIGSTSVSQSYSPATASTQKSTTIANSQTSINSQNIQYSASARRYQQQTTVSVQSTQVVSSYQQNSQVVPSTRSQAVVSNQTNSQASQNTVASNENSQAAENNVNTFTVNSFGSDDAAAFNAQLFTIQQGEFNANLFGNMLFAAGTPAYNASLSQSYSIAQEESEHTIFSNSAVHIGSGATSASTSQTSQSSQASNTTSESTASNTQSQSTTQSTTTNESQAISSSLSNSWSVSQQTSQVISQAISQGQSEAMSTVASQSTSTSTSGSQSLSGSIAESQSISISLSGSESLSVVTSISTSINASYSTSTSASYSTSALLSDSYSASTSSSYSNSSVLSASYSTSLSTSYSYSGSLSGSYSASLSTSYSFSGSLSSSYSTSTSASYSVSASISASTNSLSASISSSYSTSLSASYSVSGSVSGSYSASLSLSYSLSASLSVSTNSLSLSISGSYSTSLSASYSSSASLSSSYSLSTSASQSAASNSLSSSYSASSSLSASYSASTSVSQSVASNSLSNSYSASSSLSASYSASTSVSYSQSASLSQSFSMSLVGSYSQSVSLSQSFSMSLVGSYSQSVSLSQSFSMSLVGSYSQSVSVSQSFSMSLVASYSASSSTSLSTSYSFSGSLSSSYSASSSLSSSYSLSASVMLSNSYSASAA; translated from the coding sequence ATGCTGAGAAAAAATAATAAAAAAATAGCCAAGGAGGATGAAAGCAGCAAAGTTCGGCTTTATAAGACTCACCAAGGTTGGGTGAGTTCCTTAAGTCGTTACATGCGGCTGCTCCTGCTTGACAAGGATCGTCAGGTGACGACAGATGAAGTGCAAGCCGACCCGGATGCCTTAAGCAAACGGATGGACGACACAACTGGCTCCTACATGAAAGGACTGGCTGCCTTAACGACCATCCTGGGGGCCGGGGTGGCTGGAGTGCCCGTCGACGCGATGGCCGATGCCCAGACCCAGCAGACGATGCAGGGGGCACAGACCGGCAGCGAGATCGGGTCCACTTCGGTCAGCCAGAGCTATTCACCGGCAACTGCTAGTACCCAGAAGAGTACAACAATTGCTAATAGCCAGACGAGCATTAATTCACAAAATATTCAGTATTCAGCTTCGGCACGGCGTTACCAGCAACAAACGACTGTTTCCGTGCAGAGTACGCAGGTAGTTTCCTCGTACCAGCAAAACAGTCAGGTGGTTCCGTCAACGCGGAGCCAGGCGGTTGTCTCCAACCAGACTAACAGTCAGGCAAGCCAAAACACCGTTGCCTCAAACGAAAATAGTCAAGCAGCCGAGAACAACGTCAATACCTTTACTGTTAACAGCTTCGGTAGTGACGACGCGGCTGCCTTTAATGCGCAATTATTCACGATTCAGCAGGGCGAATTCAACGCCAACCTCTTCGGCAACATGTTATTTGCTGCTGGGACACCGGCTTACAACGCCAGCCTGAGTCAATCTTATTCAATCGCTCAAGAAGAGTCTGAACACACCATCTTCAGTAACTCCGCTGTCCACATCGGCAGTGGGGCTACCAGTGCTTCGACCAGTCAGACGAGTCAGTCAAGCCAGGCGTCCAACACGACCTCTGAGAGCACTGCCTCTAATACCCAATCTCAATCTACTACTCAGTCCACAACTACTAATGAGTCCCAAGCCATTAGTAGTTCTTTGAGCAACTCCTGGAGTGTTAGTCAGCAGACTTCTCAGGTCATCAGCCAGGCAATCAGCCAGGGTCAAAGTGAAGCTATGAGTACGGTTGCTAGTCAATCGACCAGTACCTCTACTTCCGGCTCCCAGAGCTTGAGTGGTTCCATCGCTGAATCCCAGAGCATCTCAATTAGTTTGAGTGGTTCCGAGTCCTTAAGCGTGGTTACCAGTATCAGCACGTCAATCAACGCTTCATACAGCACCTCCACGAGTGCTTCCTATAGCACGAGTGCATTGCTGAGCGACTCTTACTCGGCTTCTACCAGTAGTTCCTATAGCAATAGTTCAGTCCTGAGTGCTTCCTACAGCACGAGCCTGAGCACCAGCTACAGCTACAGCGGTTCCCTGAGCGGCTCCTACAGTGCTTCACTCAGCACTTCTTACAGCTTTAGCGGCTCACTGAGTTCATCATATTCAACTTCAACTAGCGCCTCTTACAGTGTAAGTGCCTCGATTAGTGCTTCGACTAATAGTTTAAGCGCTTCAATCAGTAGCTCTTACAGCACGAGTTTAAGTGCTAGCTACAGTGTAAGCGGCTCAGTTAGTGGATCTTACAGTGCATCACTCAGCCTTTCATACAGCCTGAGCGCATCATTGAGCGTTTCAACTAATAGTTTAAGTCTTTCGATTAGTGGATCTTACAGCACGAGCTTAAGTGCTAGTTACAGTTCCAGTGCATCACTCAGTTCCAGCTACAGCTTATCAACGAGCGCTTCACAGTCCGCTGCAAGCAACTCCCTGAGTTCTAGCTACAGTGCCAGCTCCAGTCTGAGTGCTTCCTACAGCGCATCAACGAGTGTTTCGCAGTCTGTCGCAAGCAACTCGCTGAGCAATAGTTACAGTGCTAGTTCCAGTCTGAGTGCTTCCTACAGCGCTTCGACCTCCGTTTCCTACAGTCAAAGTGCTTCGCTCAGCCAGTCCTTCAGCATGTCACTGGTTGGCTCTTATAGCCAGAGCGTATCACTCAGTCAATCATTCAGTATGTCCTTGGTTGGTTCCTACAGCCAAAGCGTTTCACTTAGTCAATCATTCAGCATGTCGCTGGTCGGCTCATACAGTCAAAGTGTATCTGTCAGCCAGTCCTTTAGCATGTCCTTGGTTGCTTCCTACAGTGCTAGTTCCTCAACCAGCCTGAGCACCAGCTACAGCTTCAGTGGTAGCCTGAGCAGCTCCTACAGCGCATCCAGCTCCCTGAGTTCTTCATACTCCCTGAGTGCCAGCGTGATGCTGAGTAACTCTTACAGCGCCAGCGCAGCCTGA